The Brachyhypopomus gauderio isolate BG-103 chromosome 1, BGAUD_0.2, whole genome shotgun sequence genome includes a window with the following:
- the LOC143526957 gene encoding uncharacterized protein LOC143526957 — protein sequence MTCGAEFPFATIKFHSDECLRKSQDSEQVVCEGGPESPCSSTSEGRPRQSSSSTSEGRPRQSSSSTSEGRPRQSSSSTSEGRPLRSSGQPETDNSINLVPSQGNELYSHIIDLDSIEEREPDDWKNEPNPAYAAKKFRDSLLQKYETGKPLHLQMDLRDTPADRERAILSFYKMANIDWACPLSCTLKGDPAIGDGVMRHFFETIMSKIQHGFEINFMPGGTFLFEGEKDHLIPSTSQLLFESDFFLVAGRMMGHSFLHEGPTFAGLSPAIIHVLFGGSPETTTIEIADCADTDVRDLISMLESSKELAAEDKTKITELAVSWDLPALTSQNRMWLHDKLLYHAVIGRTWKQVKQLRRGLKETLIWPLLTE from the exons ATGACATGTGGTGCTGAATTTCCCTTTGCAACAATCAAGTTTCACAGTGATGAGTGCCTAAG GAAGTCACAGGATAGTGAGCaggtagtgtgtgagggaggccCAGAAAGTCCATGCTCCAGCACCAGTGAGGGGAGACCCAGACAGTCCAGCTCCAGCACCAGTGAGGGGAGACCCAGACAGTCCAGCTCCAGCACCAGTGAGGGGAGACCCAGACAGTCCAGCTCCAGCACCAGTGAGGGGAGACCCCTGAGAAGCTCAGGACAGCCTGAAACTGACAACAGTATCAACTTGGTGCCATCTCAGGGCAATGAACTATATTCACACATTATTGATTTGGACAGCATTGAGGAGAGGGAACCGGATG ATTGGAAAAATGAGCCAAATCCAGCATATGCTGCAAAGAAATTCAGAGACAGCCTGTTACAAAAATACGAAACTGGAAAACCACTACATCTTCAAATGGATCTCAGAGATActccagcagacagggagagggcAATCCTGTCTTTTTATAAGATGGCTAATATTGATTGGGCTTGCCCATTGTCTTGCACACTCAAGG GTGATCCAGCTATTGGAGATGGGGTGATGCGCCATTTCTTTGAAACCATTATGTCTAAAATTCAACATGGTTTTGAAATAAACTTTA TGCCAGGAGGAACATTTCTATTTGAAGGTGAAAAAGACCATCTGATTCCATCAACATCTCAACTTCTTTTTGAGAGCGATTTCTTTCTTGTTGCTGGCCGAATGATGGGTCACTCATTCCTCCATGAAGGGCCAACCTTTGCTGGACTAAGCCCAGCAATTATACATGTGTTGTTTGGTGGGTCGCCAGAAACGACCACAATTGAGATTGCAGACTGTGCTGACACTGATGTCCGTGACCTAATCAGTATG CTTGAGAGTTCAAAGGAACTTGCAGCAGAAGACAAAACAAAAATCACTGAGCTAGCAGTGTCCTGGGACTTACCGGCGTTGACATCACAAAACAGAATGTGGCTACATGACAAACTTCTCTATCATGCA GTCATTGGGAGGACATGGAAGCAAGTGAAGCAGTTAAGGCGTGGCTTAAAAGAAACTCTGATCTGGCCCTTGCTGACTGAGTGA